A stretch of the Neptunomonas phycophila genome encodes the following:
- a CDS encoding response regulator transcription factor → MRILLIEDNETLADATQEYFRQIGHPLDWTISVEQAERTLSWDDFDLLILDINLPGRSGYQLLQSLRSKGKTIPVLILTARAEIDDRVSALDLGADDYMVKPIDFRELAARCRALLRRERGEASNALICGNLVFDLATHQVTVNGELVELRLREVQLLELFLNNLDRVLTKEEIANRLYTFDEAHTPNAIEQTLTRLRRKLANSSLLIKTIRGLGYLGHIDD, encoded by the coding sequence ATGCGAATACTCCTCATAGAAGACAATGAAACACTGGCAGACGCCACCCAAGAATACTTCCGTCAAATAGGCCATCCACTGGATTGGACTATTTCGGTAGAGCAAGCCGAACGCACGCTATCCTGGGATGACTTTGACCTGTTGATTTTAGATATAAACCTACCCGGGCGTAGTGGTTACCAGCTATTGCAATCGTTACGCAGTAAAGGAAAAACAATACCGGTACTCATCCTTACTGCACGTGCCGAAATCGATGATAGGGTAAGCGCCTTAGATTTAGGCGCAGATGATTACATGGTAAAACCCATCGACTTTCGTGAGCTAGCAGCCCGTTGCCGTGCCTTACTTCGTCGTGAACGAGGCGAAGCCAGCAACGCCCTGATTTGCGGAAATCTCGTATTTGATTTAGCGACACACCAAGTCACAGTGAACGGCGAGCTCGTCGAATTACGCTTACGCGAAGTGCAGCTACTGGAGCTTTTTCTAAATAATTTAGACCGCGTACTAACGAAAGAAGAAATAGCCAACCGTTTGTACACATTTGACGAAGCACACACACCTAACGCTATTGAGCAAACGTTAACTCGCTTACGAAGAAAACTCGCCAATTCATCGTTATTAATAAAGACTATTCGTGGACTCGGTTATTTAGGGCATATCGATGACTAA
- a CDS encoding sensor histidine kinase, producing MTKAGYSLRQQLIVRTALLMTLVFVILSAGVWDYARRAADISFDRLLNSASLSILERVTVSNGQIDLDLPYAALSMLELAPSDKVFYEVIDHNRQHLTGHKNIPSPNDYRPHNEPEFYTANYRGEALSLVAQSKRLIAPEAHGWVTIKLGQTRLARQELADEIFYSAIATLLGILLLTLILVWLGVRRALEPLSTLSQKLKSHSATQHHNLEATPIHEIAPLVDAINSYQQQLINNLDTMKVFIADASHQIRSSLGGLQGQLDIALQTDDPHEMSARLKKIKDQLQQLTRLANQLLAHALVTHRSDTQEPQIIDINILMQSVLTEVVRDHAHTDIEFSYHADAADCKLLGDNISLREAIKNLLDNAIKYGPPNNHIDIVLTHKTAAEFIIQIDDSGPGIPAYMRRQALQRFTRLSQKTTGSGLGLAIVETVVQAHNGILTLSTNARGGLTVTIQLPKSTAS from the coding sequence ATGACTAAAGCGGGTTATTCATTACGTCAGCAACTGATTGTACGCACCGCTCTGCTAATGACGTTAGTGTTTGTAATCCTCAGTGCTGGCGTATGGGATTACGCTCGCCGAGCGGCTGACATCTCTTTTGATAGGCTACTCAACAGCGCTAGCTTGTCCATTTTAGAACGTGTCACCGTCAGCAACGGGCAAATTGATTTAGACCTACCCTACGCGGCACTTTCCATGCTTGAATTAGCGCCCAGTGATAAAGTGTTCTATGAAGTCATTGACCATAACCGACAGCACCTTACTGGGCATAAAAACATCCCCTCCCCTAACGATTATCGCCCACACAACGAACCTGAGTTTTATACCGCAAATTACCGCGGCGAAGCCCTTAGTTTAGTTGCACAAAGCAAACGTCTCATCGCACCCGAAGCTCATGGCTGGGTCACTATCAAACTAGGCCAAACCCGATTAGCCCGACAAGAGCTAGCCGACGAAATATTTTATAGCGCCATAGCCACTTTGCTAGGCATCCTGTTGCTCACATTAATACTTGTCTGGTTAGGGGTAAGGCGAGCCTTAGAGCCTTTAAGTACGCTGTCACAAAAACTAAAATCGCACAGCGCCACTCAACACCATAATTTAGAAGCCACACCGATTCACGAAATAGCACCGTTGGTTGACGCCATTAATAGCTATCAGCAGCAGCTCATTAACAACCTAGATACCATGAAAGTATTTATCGCTGATGCCTCGCACCAAATTCGCAGTAGCTTAGGTGGATTACAAGGACAACTCGACATTGCACTGCAAACAGACGATCCCCACGAGATGTCAGCACGTTTAAAGAAAATAAAGGATCAACTACAACAACTAACGCGTTTAGCCAATCAATTGTTAGCTCATGCACTGGTCACCCATCGTAGTGACACCCAAGAGCCGCAAATCATTGATATCAATATACTCATGCAAAGCGTTTTAACAGAGGTAGTACGCGACCATGCCCATACTGATATTGAGTTTTCATACCACGCCGATGCAGCAGATTGTAAATTACTAGGTGACAACATAAGCCTACGTGAAGCTATCAAGAACCTGCTCGACAACGCCATCAAATACGGACCACCCAACAACCATATCGATATCGTTTTAACTCATAAAACGGCGGCTGAATTTATTATCCAAATCGATGATTCTGGCCCCGGTATTCCGGCATACATGCGCCGCCAAGCACTGCAACGATTTACTCGGCTATCTCAAAAAACAACGGGGTCTGGATTAGGGCTAGCCATAGTAGAAACGGTTGTCCAAGCTCATAATGGAATACTGACTTTGTCGACTAACGCAAGAGGCGGATTAACGGTGACGATTCAACTGCCCAAGAGCACTGCATCATGA
- a CDS encoding ABC transporter substrate-binding protein, protein MIVRLRQTGLLILLSYFLTTTPVSALTDGNTQEKLIIFSATDTEAIQPVIAAFRQRMPHITVDYQEYQTSELYHSIQHLTSEQMPDLVISSAMDLQIKLVNDGYAQAFTDPVTQALPQWANWRNEAFGFTFEPVVIAYNKAAFTGLIPPETHEELALSLRNHTQFYTNRVDSYDIRLSGVGYLFASQDEINSSISSRLKENLGRVVTHLHCCTSQIIENLSNGQSVLGYNLLGSYVMKHAETDPNIGVIFPQDYTLVMSRVAFITKQAPNPTNAKAFLRFLLSIEGQQIIADDSGLIALHPQAQGPFTSGKLTQDYPLRFKPIPLGPALMVYLDQLKQRRFINEWSNTMLYDAVIP, encoded by the coding sequence ATGATAGTAAGACTTCGCCAAACAGGGTTACTTATCTTATTGAGCTATTTTTTGACAACCACACCTGTCAGCGCGCTAACGGATGGCAATACCCAAGAAAAACTCATTATCTTCAGTGCGACTGACACCGAAGCTATCCAGCCTGTGATTGCTGCGTTTCGACAACGCATGCCACACATCACCGTCGATTATCAGGAATATCAAACGAGCGAGCTTTACCATAGCATTCAACATTTAACGTCAGAGCAAATGCCCGATTTAGTTATTAGCTCTGCGATGGACTTACAAATCAAATTAGTGAATGACGGTTATGCTCAGGCATTCACCGACCCAGTAACGCAAGCACTCCCTCAATGGGCAAACTGGAGAAACGAAGCTTTTGGCTTCACCTTCGAACCCGTCGTTATTGCCTACAATAAAGCAGCATTCACTGGATTGATTCCTCCTGAAACCCATGAGGAATTAGCGCTTTCATTACGCAACCACACCCAGTTTTACACTAACAGGGTGGACTCTTACGATATACGCCTTTCCGGTGTTGGTTACTTATTTGCTTCGCAGGACGAAATTAACTCAAGTATTAGTAGCCGCTTAAAAGAAAATTTAGGCCGAGTGGTCACCCACCTGCATTGCTGTACCAGCCAAATCATCGAAAACCTCTCCAATGGCCAATCAGTGCTAGGTTACAATCTATTAGGCTCTTACGTAATGAAACATGCCGAAACCGACCCTAATATTGGGGTAATTTTCCCGCAAGATTACACCTTGGTCATGAGTCGCGTCGCCTTTATTACAAAGCAGGCGCCTAATCCAACCAATGCTAAGGCATTTTTACGCTTTCTGCTGTCCATTGAAGGGCAGCAAATTATCGCAGATGACAGCGGTTTAATTGCGTTGCACCCGCAAGCACAAGGCCCCTTTACCAGCGGCAAACTGACTCAGGACTATCCTTTACGCTTTAAGCCCATCCCTCTCGGGCCTGCATTGATGGTGTATTTAGACCAACTCAAACAAAGACGCTTCATCAACGAGTGGAGCAATACGATGCTCTACGATGCAGTAATCCCTTGA